The region CAAGCCGGCCTCGTCGCGTTGCCGCCTATGTCGCGCGGCGGGGTGGCAGCTGTCAATCTTCCGGGGTTTCGGCAAGGTGGTCAAAAGCGTCGCATCCCGTGCCGTCTGCGACAAAGGTCTTGCCTTGCGGCAAGGCAGCGGCTACCTCTCAGCAGCAGGAACTCGGGAGAATCCGGCCTCGTGCCGGTGCCGAAGGAGCAGCCGCCCCGGCGAACTCTCAGGCAAAAGGACCGTCTTCCTGACTGAACTCTGGAGAGTGGCCGCAAGGCCCGCCGAAGGGATAACGATCTCAGGCGCCTGCATCGCGGGCAAGGACAGAGGGGGCATCTAGGGCTGGCAGCGTGCCGGTTGACAGATGCCGGACCACCGGCGCCATGTAAGGGAGGGCCGATGGCCGAGGAACTGAATCGAACCGGTCTTTATGACCTGCATGTCGCCGAAGGTGCCAAGATGGTGCCCTTTGCCGGTTGGGAAATGCCCGTGCAATTCCCGACCGGGGTGCTGACCGAGCATCTGCATACGCGCGCCCATGCCGGCCTCTTCGACGTGTCGCATATGGGCCAGGTGAAGATCCTGCCGAAGGATGGCGATCTGGCCTCTGCGGCGCTGGCGCTGGAAACGTTGATCCCGGCCGATGTGCTGGGCCTACCCGAGGGGCGGCAGCGTTACGGCCTCTTCACCAACGCGGAAGGCGGTATCCTGGATGACCTGATGTTCGCCAATCGCGGCGATCACTATATTCTGGTGGTGAACGCCGCCCGCGCCGATCACGACATTCCGCATCTGCAGACGCTGGCGGGCGTCGAGGTGCAGCCGATCACCGATCGCGGCCTCATCGCCCTGCAGGGACCGAAGGCGGTCGAGGTGCTGGAACGGCAATTGCCCGGCGTCTCGGCCATGGCCTTCATGGACGTGGCGAGTTTCGACTGGCAGGGGGCCGAGCTCTGGGTCTCGCGTTCGGGCTATACCGGTGAGGACGGGTTCGAGATCTCGATCCCCGAGGCCAGCCTGACCGCTTTCGTCGAGACGCTGATGGATTATCCCGAAGTGCTGCCCATCGGCCTTGCCGCCCGCGACAGCCTGCGGCTCGAGGCCGGGATGCCGCTTTACGGCCATGACCTGACCGAAGAGACGACGCCGGTCGAGGCCGGGCTGGCCTGGTCCATCGGCAAGGCCCGCCGTTCGGGCGGTGCGCGCGCCGGCGGCTTTCCGGGCGCGGACAAGGTGCTGGGCCAGGTGCAGGACGGCGCGGCCAGCCGCCGCGTGGGCTTGACGCCCGAAGGCCGGGCGCCGATCCGCGAGGGCGTGACCATCTTCGACGCCGAGATCGGTGGCGTCGAGATCGGCGAGGTCTGCTCGGGCGGCTTCGGCCCCTCGGTCGGCGGTCCGGTCGCCATGGCCTACCTGCCTGCCGCGCTCTCCACTGGCAGCCTTGTCTGGGCCGAGGTCCGGGGCAAGCGGATGCCGGTGCGCGTGACCGCCCTGCCCTTCATCACTCCTTCCTACAAACGCTGAGGACGCTTCCCATGCTGAAATTTACCGAAGACCACGAATGGCTGCGCGCCGAGGGCGGCGAGATCGTCGTGGGCATCACCGCCCATGCCAGCGAGCAACTGGGCGACGTGGTGTTCATCGAACTGCCCGAGGAAGGCCGCGAGGTGGCGGCGGGCGAAGAGGTCGTGGTGATCGAATCGGTCAAGGCCGCCTCGGACATCACCGCCCCGGTCGCGGGCAAGATCACCGCCGTGAACAGCGCCCTTGCCGACGCGCCAGGCGATGTGAACGGCGATCCGATGGGCGCCTGGTTCTTCAAGATCGCGCCGACGGATGCCGGCGCCATGGACGGGTTCATGGACGAAGCCGCCTACCAGGCGCTGATCGGCTGATCGGCTTAGCCAAAGGCCCCGGGGGCTGTCTGCCCCCGGACCACCACGGATAATTTTTGCACGGATGATGGGGCCCGTTTCGCGGCCTTGCTGATGGATTGGATGCTGCCGATGACCCGCTGGAATCCCACCGACTACAACCCCGATGATTTCGCCAACCGCCGCCATATCGGCCCCTCGCCCGCCGAGATGGCCGAGATGCTGAAGGCCGTCGGCGCCGACAGTCTGAACGCGCTGATCGACCAGACTGTGCCACAGGCGATCCGGCAGGCCACGCCGCTGACCTGGCCGGCGCTCTCTGAAGCTGCGCTGCTGGCGCGGATGGAAGAGGTCGCCAAGAAGAACAAGGTGATGAACAGCCTGATCGGTCAGGGCTATTACGGCACCGTCACGCCGCCCGCGATCCAGCGCAACATCTTCGAGAACCCGGCCTGGTACACGGCCTACACGCCCTATCAGCCCGAGATCGCGCAGGGCCGGCTCGAGGCGCTGCTGAACTACCAGACCATGGTCGCCGACCTGACCGGGCTGCCGGTGGCGAATGCCAGCCTTCTGGACGAAGCGACGGCGGCGGCGGAGGCTATGGCCATGGCGCAGCGCCAGTCCAAGGCGAAAACCGATGCCTTCTTCGTCGCCCATGACCTGCATCCGCAGACCATCTCGGTGATCGAGACCCGCGCCGCGCCCCTGGGCATCCGCATCGTCAAGGGCTCGATCGACGATCTGAAGCCCGCCGAGGTCTTCGGCGCGATCTTCCAGTATCCCGGCACCTACGGCCATGTCCGCGACGTGACCCCCGAGATCGAGGCGCTGCATGCCGCAGGCGCGCTGGCGATCCTCGCCACCGACCTCCTGGCGCTGTGCCTGCTGAAATCGCCGGGCGAGATGGGGGCGGATATCGCCGTCGGCTCGGCGCAGCGGTTCGGCGTGCCGATGGGCTATGGCGGCCCGCATGCCGCCTTCATGTCCTGCCGCGACGCGCTGAAGCGTACCATGCCGGGCCGGATCGTGGGCGTCAGCATCGACGCCTCGGGCAACAAGGCCTATCGCCTGTCTCTGCAGACCCGCGAACAGCATATCCGCCGCGAGAAGGCGACCAGCAATGTCTGCACCGCGCAGGCGCTGCTGGCGGTCATGGCCAGCTTCTATGCCGTCTTCCACGGCCCGGTGGGCCTGCGCGCCATTGCGCAGCGGGTGCACCTGACCGCCGTGACCATCGCCAATGCGCTGCGCGCCGCCGGGGCCGATGTGGCGCCCGAGGTGTTTTTTGACACCATCACCGTCAAGGTCGGCGTCGGTCAGGCCGGCATCCTAGCCGCCGCCGAACAGCGCGGCATCAACCTGCGCCAGGTCGGCCGCGACCGCGTTGGCATTTCGGTTGACGAGACCACCGATGCCGGCGTCATCGCGCGTCTGCTGGACGCCTTCGGCATCGACGAGGCAGCCGAGCCGGCCACAACCCCGATCCTGCCCGATGCGCTCTTGCGCGAGACCGATTACCTGACCCACCCGGTCTTCCACATGAACCGGGCCGAATCCGAGATGATGCGCTATATGCGCCGGCTCTCGGACCGCGATCTGGCGCTGGACCGGGCGATGATCCCGCTTGGCTCCTGCACCATGAAGCTGAACGCAGCCGCCGAGATGATGCCGATCACCTGGCCCGAATTTGGCGCGCTGCACCCCTTTGCGCCGCGCCATCAGACGCTTGGCTATGTCGAGGCGATCGCCGACCTCGAGGAAAAGCTCTGCGAGATCACCGGCTATGACGCCTTCTCGATGCAGCCGAACAGCGGCGCGCAGGGCGAATATGCCGGCCTTCTGACCATTCAGGCCTTCCACCGCGCCAACGGCGATGACCAGCGCGATATCTGCCTGATCCCGGTTTCGGCCCATGGCACCAACCCGGCCTCGGCGCAGATGTGCGGGATGAAGGTCGTGGTGGTGAAATCCGCCCCCAATGGCGATATCGATCTGGAAGATTTCGCCGACAAGGCGAAACAGGCCGGCGACAAGCTGGCGGCGGTGATGATCACCTATCCCAGCACCCATGGCGTCTTCGAGGATACCGTGCGGCAGGTCTGCGAGATCACCCATGATCATGGCGGGCAGGTCTATATCGACGGCGCCAACATGAACGCGCTGGTCGGGCTGGTGAAGCCGGGCGAGATCGGCGGCGATGTCAGCCACCTGAACCTGCACAAGACCTTTGCCATCCCCCATGGCGGCGGCGGCCCGGGCATGGGCCCCATCGGGGTCAAGGGCCATCTGGCCCCCTACCTGCCCGGCGACCCGCGCAAGGAAGAGTCCGGCGCGGTCTCGGCCGCCCCCTATGGCTCGGCCTCGATCCTGCTCATTTCCTGGGCGTATATCCTGATGATGGGCGGCGAGGGGCTGACGCAGGCGACGCGGGTGGCGATCCTGAACGCCAATTACATCGCCAGCCGGCTGGCCGGGGCCTATCCGATCCTGTTCATGGGCAATCGCGGACGGGTGGCGCATGAATGCATCCTCGACACCCGCCCCTTTGCCGAGCATGGGGTGACCGTGGATGACATAGCCAAGCGGCTGATCGATAACGGCTTCCACGCGCCCACGATGAGTTGGCCGGTCGCCGGCACGCTGATGGTGGAACCGACCGAGTCCGAGACCAAGGCCGAGATCGACCGCTTCATCACCGCGCTGATGGCGATCCGGGACGAGATCACCGAGGTCGCCGAGGGCCGGATGAAGGCGGAAGACAGCCCGCTGCGCCACGCCCCGCACACGGTCGAGGATCTGGTCGCCGACTGGGACCGCGCCTATAGCCGCGAGCAGGGCTGCTTCCCCGCAGGCGCCTTCCGCGTCGACAAATACTGGCCGCCGGTCGGCCGCGTCGACAATGCCTATGGCGACCGGAACCTGATCTGCACCTGCCCGCCGCTGGAGAGCTATGCCGAGGCGGCGGAGTAGTCAGCCGCGACAATCGCCGAAATCATTTGCCCGGCTGGCAACGGCCGGGCATATTCGCATGCGATGGCATACAATATTAGTTTCATCCGCGACCTGCACCACGTCCAGCTGGCAATGCCCGCAGGTGGCGAGGATCTGGCACGCGGTTTCTATGGCGGCGTGCTGGGCCTGACCGAGGTTCCAAAGCCCGAGGCCCTGCAGGGACGCGGTGGGGTCTGGTTCGAGACCGGAGCCGTGCGCCTGCATCTTGGCGTGGAACACCCCTTTGCCCCGGCCCGGAAGGCGCATCCGGCCTTGCGGGTTAGCTCGCTGGAAGAGGCAAAAACTGCCTTGCGGGCGCAGGGGCTGGAGTTTCGCAGCGAAATCGACCTTCCGGGCATCAGCCGGATCTATGTCGATGATCCCTTTGGCAACCGGATCGAGCTTCTGGAACTGCTGGAGGGGTAACGCTCCGGCCGCAGGTCGAGTGCGGCCGGAGCGCAGCATGTCGCGCCGGCTCAGCCGCCGGTGGTGCGCTGGGTCTGTTCGCCCAGACCATCAATCCCAAGACGGATGGTTTGGCCGGGACGCAGGTAGACCGGCGGTTTCTGCCCCAGCCCGACGCCCGGCGGGGTGCCGGTGGTGATGACATCGCCCGGCATCAGCCGCATGAAGCGCGAGCAATAGGCGACCAGCGCGGCCACGCCGAACACCATCGTCGCGGTATTGCCGTTCTGATAGCGGTGTCCATCGACCTCGAGCCAGAGGCCCAGTTTCTGCGGATCGGCGATCTCGTCGCGGGTGACGAGCCAGGGGCCGATCGGGCCGAAGGTGTCGAAGCCCTTACCCTTGTCCCAGGTGGCGCCGCGCTCGATCTGCCATTCGCGCTCGCTCACGTCGTTGATGACGCAATAGCCGGCGACATGGTTCAGCGCATCGGCCTCGGCAATATCGGTGCCGCCCTGACCGATGACCACGCCCAGCTCGACCTCCCAGTCGGTCTTGGTCGAGCCTTTGGGGATGACGACATCATCATCCGGGCCGCAGATGCAGGTGATCCACTTGTTGAAGACCACCGGCTCGTCAGGCACGGCGAGGCCGCTTTCGGCGGCATGGTCGGCATAGTTCAGCCCGATGGCGATGAATTTCCCCACCCCGCCGACGCAGGCACCAAGGCGCAGGTCCTGTTGCGGCTTGCCCGGCACCACCGGCAGCGAGGCCGGATCGATGGCGGCCAGTTTCGCCAGCCCGGCGGGGGTCAGCACCTCGCTCGCCAGATCAGCCACATGGCCCGACAGGTCGCGCACCTGTCCCTGATCGTCCAGCAGTCCCGGCTTTTCCGCCCCGGCGGGGCCATAGCGCAGCAGTTTCATCGCTTCCTCCTCGAATCTCGCTCAGATCGTCACGCCGCCATCGACCAGAATGGCCTGACCGGTCACGAACCGGCTTTCATCGGACAGCAGATAGACGACAATGGGCGTCATATCCTCGACCGTGGCAAGGCGCCCCATGGGCTGGCGGGCGATAAAGTCTTTCTCCGCCTGCACCGGGTCAGCCGCCGATGCGATGCGGCCGCGCAGGCTGGGCGTGTCGACCGTGCCGGGGCAGATCGCATTGGCGCGGACGCCTCGGGTGACGTAATCGGCGGCGATGGACTTGGTCAGCCCGATCACCGCCGCCTTCGAGGTGCCATAGGCGCAGCGGTTCACGAAGCCTTTGATCGAGGAACACATCGAGGCCATGTTCACGATCGACACGCTGCCGGTTTCCCCGGCGCGCTGCAGCATCCCCGGCAGCACGGCGCGCGTCAGGTGGAACATGCCGTCGACGTTCAGGATGAAGCTGAGATCCCAGTCCTCGACCGTGGTTGTCTCGATGGTGCCGTTCACCACGATGCCGGCGCAGTTGAAGATCCCGTCCAGCGGCGGCAGTTCCGCGGCCAGCGCGGCAATGGCGCTGCGGTCGGTCACGTCCAGAGCGGCGATGCGGATGCCGTGCTCCTCGAGCCCCTCAAGCAGCCCCGGATCGCGGTCGGTCGCCCAGACCGTCGCCCCCTCGGCCGCGCAGGCGATGGCCGAGGCGCGCCCCATGCCCTGCCCCGCCGCCGTGATCAGAATCGTCTTGCCCTGCAGCCGCATCATCCGCCCTCCCAGCCAGTCTGCAATTCTGGTATACCAAATTTACAGGTGAGGCCAGCGCCTATTGCGGAGATCCGGCCTCGATCGCGTCGATTTCGGCGCGGTGCTGCTGCAGTCGCCGGAAAATCTGCCAGTCCCGTTCGCGCCGGGCCTGTGCCGCCGGATCGGGGCGGGTGATCTGCGCGGGCAGGGCGAACACCTCGCGCGCGGCGCGGATGCCGCCCAGATGCGGGGCGGCGGCGGCGATGGCGGCGCCCCGCAGCACCGCATCCTCGGGCTGCCAGTGGATCTCGGCCCCGGTCACATCGGCATAAAGCTGGCGCATCAGCGGCGAGCGGGCCTGACCGCCGGCCATGGCCAGACGGGAGGGCTGCCCCAGCCCCATATGCTCGATCACCTGCCGCGTCCCCAGCGCGATCCCCACCGCCGCCCGCCAGTAAAGCGCGTCCAGCGCCGCCTCGCTGCGATCCAGCGTGGCGCCGTGGATCACGCCCCGCACCAGCGGATCGGCAAAGGGCGTGCGGCTGCCCTTGATATCGGGCAGGACATGCAGGCCCGCGCCCGGCTCCTGCCGCTCGGGATGCAGGCGGGCGAGAATCTGGCCGTGGCTTTGCGGTTCGGGGTAACACTGGCGGACGCGGTCCAGAAGCGCGCCGGTGGCGGATTGCCCGCCCTCGCTGACCGCCTCGCCGGGCAGGATCGCATCGGGATAGGGACCCCAGATCGCCGGTTTCTGCGGCACATCCGCCGCCATCACGCAATTCGAGGTGCCGGCGATCAGCACCGGCATATCCGAGGCTGCCCCCAGCGCCCCGGCGAAGGCATCGATCAGCCCGGCGGCGACCCGGCATCCGGTGGTCAGCCCCAGCCGGTCCGCCGCATCGGCCTGCAGCGCCCCGATCGGCGCGCCCGGCGCCAGAACCGCCCCGCCCCGTGGCAGGTCCACCAGCCCCAGCCCCGCCATCAGCCCCTGCTGCCAGCCACCGGCCTCGGCGATATAGGGCCATTTCGCCACCATGGTGCAGAGCGACCTGTTGTCCTGCCCGGTCGCGGCATAGGCCAGCTGGTCCCCAAGATCGCGCACGGCGGTCAGCCCGGCCCAGGCCTCGGGGCGGTGGCGCGCCAGCCACATCAGCTTGGGCGTCTGCATCTCGGGCGAGACCTGC is a window of Paracoccus zhejiangensis DNA encoding:
- the gcvT gene encoding glycine cleavage system aminomethyltransferase GcvT, coding for MAEELNRTGLYDLHVAEGAKMVPFAGWEMPVQFPTGVLTEHLHTRAHAGLFDVSHMGQVKILPKDGDLASAALALETLIPADVLGLPEGRQRYGLFTNAEGGILDDLMFANRGDHYILVVNAARADHDIPHLQTLAGVEVQPITDRGLIALQGPKAVEVLERQLPGVSAMAFMDVASFDWQGAELWVSRSGYTGEDGFEISIPEASLTAFVETLMDYPEVLPIGLAARDSLRLEAGMPLYGHDLTEETTPVEAGLAWSIGKARRSGGARAGGFPGADKVLGQVQDGAASRRVGLTPEGRAPIREGVTIFDAEIGGVEIGEVCSGGFGPSVGGPVAMAYLPAALSTGSLVWAEVRGKRMPVRVTALPFITPSYKR
- the gcvH gene encoding glycine cleavage system protein GcvH, producing the protein MKFTEDHEWLRAEGGEIVVGITAHASEQLGDVVFIELPEEGREVAAGEEVVVIESVKAASDITAPVAGKITAVNSALADAPGDVNGDPMGAWFFKIAPTDAGAMDGFMDEAAYQALIG
- the gcvP gene encoding aminomethyl-transferring glycine dehydrogenase encodes the protein MTRWNPTDYNPDDFANRRHIGPSPAEMAEMLKAVGADSLNALIDQTVPQAIRQATPLTWPALSEAALLARMEEVAKKNKVMNSLIGQGYYGTVTPPAIQRNIFENPAWYTAYTPYQPEIAQGRLEALLNYQTMVADLTGLPVANASLLDEATAAAEAMAMAQRQSKAKTDAFFVAHDLHPQTISVIETRAAPLGIRIVKGSIDDLKPAEVFGAIFQYPGTYGHVRDVTPEIEALHAAGALAILATDLLALCLLKSPGEMGADIAVGSAQRFGVPMGYGGPHAAFMSCRDALKRTMPGRIVGVSIDASGNKAYRLSLQTREQHIRREKATSNVCTAQALLAVMASFYAVFHGPVGLRAIAQRVHLTAVTIANALRAAGADVAPEVFFDTITVKVGVGQAGILAAAEQRGINLRQVGRDRVGISVDETTDAGVIARLLDAFGIDEAAEPATTPILPDALLRETDYLTHPVFHMNRAESEMMRYMRRLSDRDLALDRAMIPLGSCTMKLNAAAEMMPITWPEFGALHPFAPRHQTLGYVEAIADLEEKLCEITGYDAFSMQPNSGAQGEYAGLLTIQAFHRANGDDQRDICLIPVSAHGTNPASAQMCGMKVVVVKSAPNGDIDLEDFADKAKQAGDKLAAVMITYPSTHGVFEDTVRQVCEITHDHGGQVYIDGANMNALVGLVKPGEIGGDVSHLNLHKTFAIPHGGGGPGMGPIGVKGHLAPYLPGDPRKEESGAVSAAPYGSASILLISWAYILMMGGEGLTQATRVAILNANYIASRLAGAYPILFMGNRGRVAHECILDTRPFAEHGVTVDDIAKRLIDNGFHAPTMSWPVAGTLMVEPTESETKAEIDRFITALMAIRDEITEVAEGRMKAEDSPLRHAPHTVEDLVADWDRAYSREQGCFPAGAFRVDKYWPPVGRVDNAYGDRNLICTCPPLESYAEAAE
- a CDS encoding VOC family protein — encoded protein: MAYNISFIRDLHHVQLAMPAGGEDLARGFYGGVLGLTEVPKPEALQGRGGVWFETGAVRLHLGVEHPFAPARKAHPALRVSSLEEAKTALRAQGLEFRSEIDLPGISRIYVDDPFGNRIELLELLEG
- a CDS encoding ureidoglycolate lyase, translated to MKLLRYGPAGAEKPGLLDDQGQVRDLSGHVADLASEVLTPAGLAKLAAIDPASLPVVPGKPQQDLRLGACVGGVGKFIAIGLNYADHAAESGLAVPDEPVVFNKWITCICGPDDDVVIPKGSTKTDWEVELGVVIGQGGTDIAEADALNHVAGYCVINDVSEREWQIERGATWDKGKGFDTFGPIGPWLVTRDEIADPQKLGLWLEVDGHRYQNGNTATMVFGVAALVAYCSRFMRLMPGDVITTGTPPGVGLGQKPPVYLRPGQTIRLGIDGLGEQTQRTTGG
- a CDS encoding SDR family oxidoreductase; the protein is MRLQGKTILITAAGQGMGRASAIACAAEGATVWATDRDPGLLEGLEEHGIRIAALDVTDRSAIAALAAELPPLDGIFNCAGIVVNGTIETTTVEDWDLSFILNVDGMFHLTRAVLPGMLQRAGETGSVSIVNMASMCSSIKGFVNRCAYGTSKAAVIGLTKSIAADYVTRGVRANAICPGTVDTPSLRGRIASAADPVQAEKDFIARQPMGRLATVEDMTPIVVYLLSDESRFVTGQAILVDGGVTI
- a CDS encoding FGGY-family carbohydrate kinase, whose amino-acid sequence is MLFSAVDVGSARARAAIFGPDGRLLARASHGFSTRTDPDGRAGYEFAEIWQAVADALREAQNMAGVSAEDISALAFDATCSLYVDAPGFAPDVIAWHDHRATVEAEELSATGHPLAARAGGQVSPEMQTPKLMWLARHRPEAWAGLTAVRDLGDQLAYAATGQDNRSLCTMVAKWPYIAEAGGWQQGLMAGLGLVDLPRGGAVLAPGAPIGALQADAADRLGLTTGCRVAAGLIDAFAGALGAASDMPVLIAGTSNCVMAADVPQKPAIWGPYPDAILPGEAVSEGGQSATGALLDRVRQCYPEPQSHGQILARLHPERQEPGAGLHVLPDIKGSRTPFADPLVRGVIHGATLDRSEAALDALYWRAAVGIALGTRQVIEHMGLGQPSRLAMAGGQARSPLMRQLYADVTGAEIHWQPEDAVLRGAAIAAAAPHLGGIRAAREVFALPAQITRPDPAAQARRERDWQIFRRLQQHRAEIDAIEAGSPQ